One window of Verrucomicrobiota bacterium genomic DNA carries:
- a CDS encoding DUF1549 domain-containing protein, which yields MLISIVAASSLSAGELAPPVSFVNDVVPVLTKAGCNAGACHAKAGQGQNGFQLSLLGFEPQEDYEHLVKEARGRRVSAASPEQSLILMKASNRIPHGGGLRLDPASEGYRILRAWLLQGTPNDLANAPKLVALEVQPAKKTLKPKADQQLKVTARFADGKSRDVTAIALYEANDRNMAEASEAGRVKIFDQPGNVAVMVRYQDKATTFNVSLPLGATVKHLPAEKNFIDRLVFANLKQLGIPPSPLVDDATFLRRVSLDIAGRLPTTAEAEAFLASKEPAKREQLVDALLTSPDYADFFAGKWSALLKNKRDDTKDITANFAFHSWVRDSLLANKPYDRLVRELLAATGTIADNPPVAWYKRVKQPTEQLEDVAQLFLGVRMQCAQCHHHPFERWSQHDYYSMAAFFSQIGRKPTATAGEDVIFHKRGMAQTENKKTKQPVKPAGLGDPTLDISPDDDPRLRLADWMGDKANPFFAKSLVNRYWKHFFRRGLIEPEDDIRDTNPPSNPELLDALAKHFVESGFDLKAVVRVIAQSSAYQLSAIPNQHNGVDTQNFSRFYPRRMPAEVLLDAVDQFTGARTDFADLPAGTRAIALPDNSYNRSSPFLKVFGRPESASVCECERASAPSLSQSLHLMNASDVKAKLATSGGRAERLAKEAKPEPQKIRELYLAAFAREPMSHEQAVAEEYLARPREDAAGKPLPPEQAKRLAYEDLLWALINTKEFLYNH from the coding sequence ATGCTCATCTCAATAGTGGCTGCGTCGTCGCTCTCGGCCGGCGAACTTGCTCCTCCCGTCAGCTTCGTCAACGATGTGGTGCCCGTGCTGACCAAGGCCGGCTGCAACGCGGGCGCTTGCCACGCGAAGGCCGGGCAGGGGCAGAACGGTTTCCAACTCTCGCTGCTCGGCTTCGAGCCGCAGGAGGATTACGAGCACCTGGTGAAGGAAGCTCGCGGCCGACGCGTCTCGGCTGCATCGCCTGAACAGAGCTTGATTCTGATGAAGGCTTCCAACCGCATCCCGCACGGCGGTGGGCTGCGGCTCGACCCGGCTTCCGAGGGCTACCGCATTCTGCGCGCGTGGCTTCTGCAAGGCACGCCGAACGACCTCGCCAACGCACCAAAGCTCGTCGCGCTCGAAGTCCAACCCGCCAAGAAAACGCTCAAGCCCAAGGCCGACCAGCAACTCAAGGTCACCGCGCGTTTCGCCGACGGGAAGTCCCGCGACGTCACCGCCATAGCGCTTTACGAAGCGAACGACCGCAACATGGCCGAAGCCTCCGAAGCGGGCCGCGTGAAAATCTTTGACCAGCCCGGCAATGTCGCGGTGATGGTGCGCTATCAGGACAAGGCCACGACGTTCAACGTCTCCCTCCCGCTCGGCGCGACGGTCAAACATCTGCCGGCCGAGAAGAACTTCATTGACCGGCTGGTCTTTGCGAACTTGAAGCAGCTCGGCATCCCGCCCTCGCCACTGGTTGACGACGCTACGTTTCTGCGCCGCGTCTCGCTCGACATCGCGGGCCGCCTGCCCACCACCGCTGAAGCCGAGGCGTTCCTCGCGAGCAAGGAACCCGCGAAGCGTGAGCAACTCGTGGACGCACTGCTCACCAGCCCGGACTACGCGGACTTCTTCGCCGGCAAGTGGTCCGCGCTGCTCAAGAACAAGCGCGACGACACGAAGGACATCACGGCGAACTTCGCTTTCCACTCGTGGGTGCGTGACAGCCTGCTCGCGAACAAGCCTTACGACCGCCTCGTGCGCGAACTGCTCGCGGCCACCGGCACCATCGCGGACAATCCGCCCGTCGCGTGGTATAAGCGCGTGAAGCAACCGACCGAGCAACTTGAGGACGTGGCGCAGCTTTTCCTCGGCGTGCGGATGCAGTGCGCGCAATGCCACCACCATCCCTTCGAGCGCTGGAGTCAGCATGACTACTACAGCATGGCCGCGTTCTTCAGCCAGATTGGCCGCAAGCCCACGGCCACGGCGGGCGAGGACGTGATTTTCCACAAGCGCGGCATGGCTCAGACGGAGAACAAGAAAACCAAACAGCCGGTGAAACCCGCCGGCCTTGGCGACCCCACGCTCGACATCTCGCCCGACGACGACCCGCGTCTTCGCCTTGCCGACTGGATGGGCGACAAGGCAAATCCCTTCTTCGCGAAGTCACTCGTGAACCGCTATTGGAAGCACTTTTTTCGCCGCGGTCTCATTGAGCCAGAAGACGACATTCGCGACACGAACCCGCCGTCGAACCCCGAGTTGCTCGACGCGTTAGCGAAGCATTTCGTCGAGAGCGGGTTCGACTTGAAGGCGGTCGTGCGCGTCATCGCGCAGTCGTCAGCGTATCAGTTGAGCGCGATTCCGAACCAGCACAACGGCGTGGACACGCAGAACTTCTCGCGCTTCTACCCGCGCCGGATGCCGGCTGAGGTGCTGCTCGACGCAGTGGACCAGTTCACCGGCGCGCGCACGGACTTCGCCGACCTGCCCGCCGGCACGCGTGCCATCGCGCTGCCCGACAACAGCTACAACCGCAGCTCGCCGTTCCTAAAAGTCTTCGGCCGGCCCGAGTCGGCGAGCGTGTGCGAATGCGAACGCGCGAGCGCGCCGAGCCTGTCGCAGAGCTTGCACCTGATGAACGCGTCCGATGTGAAGGCCAAGCTCGCGACGAGCGGCGGTCGCGCCGAGCGCCTCGCGAAGGAAGCAAAGCCCGAGCCGCAGAAGATTCGTGAGCTGTATCTCGCCGCCTTCGCCCGCGAGCCGATGTCGCACGAGCAGGCCGTCGCTGAGGAGTATCTCGCTCGCCCGCGCGAGGACGCCGCCGGCAAGCCCCTCCCGCCCGAGCAAGCCAAGCGCCTCGCTTACGAGGATCTGTTGTGGGCGCTCATCAACACGAAGGAATTTCTCTACAACCACTGA
- a CDS encoding redoxin domain-containing protein has protein sequence MKAIFQRSAMLCALVLAFTPFATGLHAATPAEELAELVKEAQANRRQAGHLAPKFLAFATKNIKDPAAADALAWIINTVQFGQEFDAAADLYAKNHAASEKAGSVLDMLGDSDADAAARALRAVMEKNANKSVQAGATYYLALWLYVESERVARVDGAAASLKVAAESEKFYTQVIEKHAESRYVGKARKELNTLRNVGIGRPAPEIEGEDHKGERFKLSDHKGKVTMIVFWGDW, from the coding sequence ATGAAAGCCATATTCCAGCGGAGCGCCATGCTTTGCGCGCTCGTCCTTGCCTTCACACCGTTCGCCACCGGCCTGCACGCTGCGACGCCGGCGGAGGAGCTTGCGGAACTAGTGAAGGAGGCGCAGGCCAATCGCCGGCAGGCGGGCCACCTCGCGCCGAAGTTCCTCGCGTTCGCGACGAAAAACATCAAGGACCCCGCCGCCGCGGACGCACTTGCGTGGATCATCAACACCGTGCAGTTCGGGCAGGAGTTTGACGCCGCCGCGGATCTTTACGCCAAGAACCACGCCGCGAGCGAGAAGGCGGGCAGCGTGCTCGATATGCTCGGGGACTCGGATGCGGACGCCGCCGCCCGCGCCCTCCGCGCCGTCATGGAAAAGAACGCCAACAAGTCGGTTCAAGCGGGCGCGACTTACTACCTCGCGCTGTGGCTTTACGTGGAATCGGAGCGCGTGGCGCGCGTGGACGGCGCGGCGGCTTCACTGAAGGTCGCGGCCGAGTCCGAGAAGTTCTACACGCAGGTGATCGAGAAGCACGCGGAGTCGCGCTACGTGGGCAAGGCGCGCAAGGAGTTGAACACGCTGCGCAACGTGGGTATCGGCCGCCCCGCTCCCGAAATCGAGGGCGAAGATCACAAGGGCGAGCGCTTCAAGCTGAGCGATCACAAGGGGAAGGTGACGATGATTGTCTTCTGGGGCGATTGGTGA
- a CDS encoding redoxin domain-containing protein, giving the protein MYGHERSLVRKFADKPFVLLGVNSDAKARFASAVAKEQMNFRSFSDGSTSGPISTAWNIKGWPSIFVIDAKGLLRIKYTGDPGDDLDTEIEGLIKEALAKK; this is encoded by the coding sequence ATGTATGGCCACGAGCGGTCGCTCGTGCGCAAGTTCGCGGACAAGCCCTTCGTGCTGCTCGGAGTGAACAGCGACGCGAAGGCGCGATTCGCCTCGGCCGTCGCCAAAGAGCAGATGAACTTCCGCAGTTTCTCGGATGGCAGCACAAGCGGCCCAATTTCCACCGCTTGGAACATCAAAGGTTGGCCCTCAATCTTCGTCATCGATGCCAAGGGTCTGCTCCGCATCAAATACACGGGCGACCCGGGCGACGACCTCGACACGGAGATCGAAGGGCTCATCAAGGAAGCGCTGGCGAAGAAGTAG